The Oncorhynchus nerka isolate Pitt River linkage group LG12, Oner_Uvic_2.0, whole genome shotgun sequence genome includes a region encoding these proteins:
- the LOC135574326 gene encoding uncharacterized protein LOC135574326 — translation MATRAAYFSPSEAQILMEAYEEVKDIIKKKGNTATVIKQREKAWQSIADRLNALNMNGPKRTWQQVKIKYKNILQNAVKKNTHRQGTGGGSPKADLTPAEDMALELNKGRPVLEGIPGGKETSIGSSQDATRFIQVPGSTVFLLEPPAQAPDDADPGEGPSAAATAHDGDDDEEETISLDSRRHEDPDAIQWENQPGNISSQAIRKLYGNHLRRQIELADIDIQYKKKKMENLALESEIKKRTIRKLDLEIKKT, via the exons atggcaactagagccgcgtacttttccccgtcggaagcacaaatcctcatggaggcatacgaggaggtaaaagatataattaagaagaaaggcaacaccgccacagtgataaagcaaagagaaaaagcgtggcaaagtattgcagaccgcctgaatgc attaaacatgaacgggccaaaacggacatggcagcaggtcaaaatcaaatacaagaacattctgcagaatg cagtgaaaaagaatacccacagacaaggcacgggtggtgggtcaccaaaggctgaccttaccccagcagaggacatggccttggagctaaataaaggcaggcccgtcttagaggggatccctggggggaaagagacgagcataggttcctcccaagatgccacccgcttcattcaag tgcctggcagcactgtgttcctgttagagccaccagcacaagcaccagacgatgctgatcca ggtgaaggccccagtgcagcagcaacagcacatgatggagacgatgatgaggaggagaccatctctctggattccagaaggcatgag gacccagatgctatacagtgggaaaaccagcctggcaacata agctcacaagctatcagaaagttgtatggcaaccacctccggcgccaaatagaactggcagacatagacattcagtacaagaagaaaaagatggaaaatcttgcactggagtctgaaataaaaaagaggacaattaggaaactggaccttgaaataaaaaaaacttga